GCCCTGGCAAAAAAACGAACAGCGGCCGTTCGGGCTGCGGCGGCTGCGGGGCGAACAAATGCAGGCAATCGCGGCGCGGCTGCATGAATCGGCCTAAGCTGGAACGGCGCTTGCGCTGGGGAAGCTAGAGGACCCGTGACCCTAGCTTAATACTACAGTCGCGGATCGAAAATCGGCTATCCATCTTGGCAACGCACAACTGCTGGAGTTTGGTTATCTCCACATGCCAACAGATACAACATCGCACTGCTGGTAGTTCCAGGTGCAAACGCCGCTCTACTACGTCAACGATGCGCCCCACATCGGCAGTGCCTACACCACCATGGCCGCCGATGCAATCGCGCGCTTTGCGCGATTGCAGGGGCGCCCGGTGCTCGCCATTACCGGCACCGACGAGCACGGCCAAAAAATCCAGCGCACGGCCGAGGCCCAAGGGCTGGATCCGCAAGCGCAGTGCGATCGCGTTGCCGCCAGCTTCGATGCCCTCTGGCAGCGGCTCAACATTCGCTACGACCGCTTCAGCCGCACCACCGCCCGGCGCCACGCCGCGATCGTGGCCGAGTTTTTCCAGCGCGTCTGGGATGCTGGCGACATCTATTTAGGCCAGAAGCAGGGCTGGTACTGCGTCTCCTGCGAGGAGTTCAAAGACGAGCGCGAGCTCACCCAGACTGGCAACTGTCCGCTCCATCCCAACAAGCCCGCTGAGTGGCGGGACGAGCAAAATTACTTTTTCCGGCTCTCGCGCTATCAGGGGGCGCTGGAGTCGCTATTCGAGCGCCACCCCGAATTCGTCCGGCCCGAGGCGCGGCGCAACGAAATGCTGGCGCTCCTAAACCAGGGCCTGCAGGACTTTTCCATCTCGCGGATCGATCTGCCTTGGGGCATTCCGGTGCCCACTGATCGCCGCCACACCATCTACGTCTGGTTCGATGCGCTGCTGGGCTACGTGACGGCGCTGCTGGATCCCGACAGCGAGCCCACCCTGGACAATGCCCTGGCGCGCTGGTGGCCCATCGACCTGCACCTGATCGGCAAAGATATCCTGCGCTTTCACGCCATTTACTGGCCGGCCATGCTGATGTCGGCCGGCATCTCGCCTCCCAAGCAGATCTTCGGCCACGGCTTTTTGACCAAAGACGGGCAGAAAATGAGCAAGAGCCTGGGCAACACGCTCGATCCCGTTGCACTAGTGGATCGCTACGGCTCGGATGCCGTGCGCTACTACTTTTTGCGCGAAATCGAGTTCGGCCAGGACGGCGATTTCAACGAAACCCGCTTTGTCAATCTGCTCAACGCCGACATTGCCAACGACTGGGGCAACTTGCTCAATCGCACGCTCAAAATGGCCCGCAAGTACTGCCAGGGCCAGGTTCCCAACCATAGCGGCGCCGACTTTGGCAGCGACCACCCGCTCAAAGCCATTGGCACTGGCCTGGGCGAGCGGGTCGCGCCGGCCTACCAGGCGCTGGCGTTTCACCAGGCCTGCGACGAAATCCGCCATTTGATCCGCGCCAGCAACAAGCACCTCGACGATTGTGCCCCCTGGAGTGCCTACAAAGCCGGCCGACAGGCCGAGGTGGAGCGGACGCTGTACGCCGTACTGGAATCGGTCCGCCTGGCGAGCTACCTGCTCTCGCCTATCGTTCCCAACTTGAGCGCGGAAGCCTACCGCCAGCTGGGCTTCGAGCTGGATTTTGACGATGCCGCCCAGCTGGCCGAGCGCGCCCCGTTCGAGCGGCACGCTCAGTGGGGGACGCTGCCGCCCCGGCAAGGCTTGGAAGCGCCCCA
The window above is part of the Cyanobacteria bacterium QS_8_64_29 genome. Proteins encoded here:
- a CDS encoding methionine--tRNA ligase — its product is MQTPLYYVNDAPHIGSAYTTMAADAIARFARLQGRPVLAITGTDEHGQKIQRTAEAQGLDPQAQCDRVAASFDALWQRLNIRYDRFSRTTARRHAAIVAEFFQRVWDAGDIYLGQKQGWYCVSCEEFKDERELTQTGNCPLHPNKPAEWRDEQNYFFRLSRYQGALESLFERHPEFVRPEARRNEMLALLNQGLQDFSISRIDLPWGIPVPTDRRHTIYVWFDALLGYVTALLDPDSEPTLDNALARWWPIDLHLIGKDILRFHAIYWPAMLMSAGISPPKQIFGHGFLTKDGQKMSKSLGNTLDPVALVDRYGSDAVRYYFLREIEFGQDGDFNETRFVNLLNADIANDWGNLLNRTLKMARKYCQGQVPNHSGADFGSDHPLKAIGTGLGERVAPAYQALAFHQACDEIRHLIRASNKHLDDCAPWSAYKAGRQAEVERTLYAVLESVRLASYLLSPIVPNLSAEAYRQLGFELDFDDAAQLAERAPFERHAQWGTLPPRQGLEAPQPLFARLEVPQADPL